The following is a genomic window from uncultured Hyphomonas sp..
CGCCCCGACCCGCACCTACTACGGCCACGGCGCGGACAAGAAAGCGAAGAGGAAGTAAGCCATGGGTAAGGCCAAGAATCCTCCGAAGCAGGCGTCGAACGAGTCGCGCGCAGTCCTGCGCATGTACCGGTCCAGCCCGCAGAAGCTGAACCTGCTGGCACAGCAGATCCGCGGCCTTCCGGTCGAGCGGGCTCTGGCTGAGCTGCAGTTCTCGCCGAAACGTCCGGCTAAGGATGTTCGCAAGCTGCTGCAGAGCGCGATCGCGAACGCTGAGAACAACCACAACCTCGACATCGACAGCCTCGTCGTCGCCGAGGCCCACGTTGGCAAGAACCTGGTGATGAAGCGTATCCGGGCCCGCGCCCGCGGCCGCGCTGCACCGATCCAGAAACCCTTCGCGCAGCTCACCATTGTGCTGCGTGACACGAGCATGGAAGCGGAGGCTGCCTGATGGGTCAGAAAGTTAATCCGATCGGCCTGCGTCTTGGCATCAACCGGACGTCTGACAGCCGCTGGTACGCAGACAGCGCCGACTATGGCCGTCTGCTGCATGAGGACATTGCGATCCGTAAGGAAATCCGCAAGCGCCTCAAGCAAGCCGGCATTTCGAAGATCATCATCGAGCGCCCGCACAAGAAGTGCCTCATCACGATCCACACGGCTCGCCCGGGTCTCGTGATCGGCAAGAAGGGTGGGGACATCGAGACGCTCCGCAAGGACCTGTCGAAGATGACCGAGGACGAAGTCCGCGTGAACCTCGTCGAAATCCGCAAGCCGGAAATCGACGCGACGCTGATCGCCGACGACATCGCCCGGCAGCTCGAGCGCCGGGCTTCGTTCCGCCGCACGATGAAGCGCGCCATTCAGTCCGCCATGCGCCTGGGCGCTGACGGTGTGAAGATCATGGTCTCCGGCCGCCTGGGTGGCGCCGAGATCGCGCGTACCGAGAAGTATGCTGAAGGTTCCGTGCCGCTGCACACGCTGCGCGCCGACATCGACTACGGCACCGCCGAAGCCGAAACCACCTACGGCATCATCGGGATCAAGGTCTGGGTCTACAAAGGCGAGATCCTCGAGCACGATCCGATGGCACAGGACAAGCGCCTGGAATCGTCCGGCCAGTCCCGTGCACGTGCAAATGCTAACCAGCGTGGCCCGGCAACGGGCGCACAGACCGCCGGAGCATAAGAGATGCGTCAACCGAAGCGAACCAAATTCCGCAAGGCCTTCAAGGGCCAGATCCGCGGGAACTCCAAGGCTGGTTTCTCGCTGGCTTTCGGCCAGTTCGGCCTGAAGGCGCTCGAACCGGAACGCGTCACCGCGCGCCAGATCGAAGCGACCCGCCGTGCCATTACCCGCGAGATGAAGCGTCAGGGTAAAGTGTGGATCCGCGTTTTCCCGGACGTGCCGGTGTCGGCCAAGCCGATCGAAGTTCGTATGGGTAAAGGTAAGGGCTCCGTGGACCGTTGGGTCTCGCGCGTCGCCCCGGGCCGTATCCTGTTCGAAATCGACGGCGTGCCGGAAGACATTGCCCGTGAAGCCCTGCGCCTCGGCGCTGCCAAGCTTCCGATCAAAACCAAAATCATCAAGCGTATCGAGGGGATCTGATCATGGCTCGCAAGACCAAAGCACGCCTCGACGACTTGAAGGCGAAGTCGACTGACCAGCTCAAGGACGATCTGGTCAAGCTCAAGAAGGAACAGTTCAACCTGCGTTTCCAGGCGGCCACCGGCCAGTTGGAAAAGACTTCCCGCGTCACTGAAGTCCGCCGCGACATTGCTCGCGTGAAGACTCTGATGCGCGAGAAGGCCCAGGCAGGCAAGGCGTAAGGAGAGGGATCATGCCCAAGCGTATCATGGAAGGCGTCGTGGTCTCCGCCAAGCAGAACAAGACCGCAATCGTCCGCGTCGAACGGACCTTCACCCACCCGGTGATGAAAAAGATCGTTCGCCGCTCGAAGAAGTATCACGCTCACGACGAAGGCAATGTCGCCGTCGAGGGGCAGACTGTCACCATTCAAGAGTGCACGCCGAAGTCGAAGCTGAAGCGTTGGGAACTCGTTACCGGCGAAGGGAGTGACGCATGATCCAGATGCAGACCAACCTGCGGGTGGCTGACAACTCCGGCGCGCGCCGCGTCCAGTGCATCAAGGTGCTGGGTGGCGCAGGCCGTCGTTATGCCTCCGTTGGTGACGTGATCGTGGTCTCCGTGAAGGAAGCGATCCCGACCGGCCGCGTGAAGAAGGGTGACGTCCGCAAGGCCGTTGTCGTTCGCGTGGCGAAAGACATCAACCGCCCGGACGGCTCTACCATTCGTTTCGATACGAACGCCGCCGTCCTGATCAACAACAATGGCGAGCCGATTGGCACCCGCGTGTTCGGCCCGGTTCCGCGTGAACTGCGCGGCAAGAACCAGGTCAAGATCGCCAACATGGCCCCGGAGGTCCTGTAACATGGCTGCGAAGATCAAGAAGGGCGACACGGTTGTCGTGATCGCCGGTCGCGACAAGGGCACCACGGGCGAAGTCCTGAAGGTGATCCCGGATGAGAACCGCGTCGTCGTGCGCGGCGTGAACGTTGTGAAGCGTCACCAGAAGCCGTCCCAGATGGATGCCGGCGGTCTGAAGACGTTCGAAGCACCGCTTCACGTCTCGAACGTGGCGCTCACCGACCCGCGCGATGGCAAAGCTGTCCGCGTGGGTTTCAAAACCGACGAGCATGGCCGCAAGACGCGCTATGCCAAACGCTCTGGGGAATCCATCGATGTCTAAGGCATACGAACCCCGTCTGAAGACGAAGTACCGCGAGCAGATCCGCACCAAGCTGCAGGATCAGTTCAACTACTCGAACCCGATGATGATCCCGAAACTGGACAAGGTCGTGATCAACATGGGCGTCGGCGAAGCTGTTGCGGACTCCAAGAAGATCAAGTCGGCCCTGGCCGAGCTTGAGCGGATCGCTGGCCAGAAGCCGGTTGCCACGAAGGCCCGCAAGTCGATCGCAGGCTTCAAGCTCCGCGAAGGCATGCTGATCGGCTGTAAGGTGACCCTGCGCCGTGACCGCATGTACGAGTTCCTCGACCGTCTGACCAACATCGCCCTGCCGCGCGTGAAAGACTTCCGTGGTCTGAACGGCAAGAGCTTCGATGGCCGTGGCAACTACGCCATGGGTCTGAAGGAACACATCGTGTTCCCGGAGATCAACTACGACGAAGTCGATGACATCCGCGGTATGGACATCATCGTCTGCACCACCGCCGCAACGAACGAAGAAGCCAAGGCACTCCTCGCCGAGTGCGGCTTCCCGTTCCGCAACTAGCGCCCAGGAGACTGCTGATATGGCAAAGAAGAGCGCAATCGAGAAAAACGCGAGACGCCAGAAACTGGTGGAACGCTACGCTGCAAAGCGCGAGAAGCTGAAAGCGGCGGCGATGGATGAGAACCTGTCGCTGGAAGAGCGCTACAAGGCCCGCCTGAAACTGGCTGAGCTGCCGCGTAATTCCGCGCCGAACCGTGTGCGTAATCGCTGTGAAGTGTCCGGGCGTCCGCGCGGCTACTATCGCAAACTCAAAATGTCGCGGATCGCGCTGCGCGAGCTTGGCTCGAACGGCCAGATCCCCGGCCTCGTGAAGTCCAGCTGGTAAGAGAGGAGGGTACACATGAACATTTCCGATCCCCTCGGCGATATGCTGACCCGCATCCGCAACGCTCAGATGCGCGGCATGTCTACAGTTGTCACTCCGGCTTCGAAGCTCCGGGGTCGCGTTCTGGAAGTCCTCATGTCCGAGGGCTACATCCGCGGCTACACCGAGATTGAAAAAGACGGTCACAAGAACCTGGAAATCGAGCTCAAGTATTACGAAGGCCAGCCGGTCATCTCGGAGATCAAACGCGTCTCCAAGCCCGGCCGCCGCGTGTACTCTTCGGTCTCCGACATCCCGCTGGTGCGTAACGGCCTCGGCATCTCCATCCTTTCGACTTCGAAAGGTGTGATGTCCGATAACGTTGCCCGCGCCGAGAATGTCGGTGGCGAAGTGCTCTGCCGGGTCTTCTAGGAGAGCACCATGTCACGTATTGGAAAACTCCCGATTGAGATCCCCGCCGGCACCACGGTGACGGTCGAAGGACAGACGATCAAGGCTAAAGGCCCGAAGGGTGAGCTCACCCTGACGGTTGCTGAAGTCATCACGCCGAAACTGGAAGGCAATGAGCTTTCCGTGACGCCGCGCGACGACATCATGAAGGCCGCCAACGATCGCATCGAAGCCGAGAAAGCTCGCGGCAAGCGTCCTCCCACGCTGGCTCAGGCGCTCGACCCGGTGGCCCGCACACAGTGGGGCACGGCCCGTTCGCGCGCCGCCAACATGGTTGAAGGCGTGTCCAAGGGGTACGAGAAGACGCTCGAACTGGTCGGCGTCGGTTATCGTGCCCAGATGCAGGGCAAGGATGTGAAACTGGCCCTCGGCTTCTCGCACGATGTGGTCTACTCGGCGCCGGAAGGCATCACGCTGGCCTCGTCCAAGCCGACGGAAGTCGTCATCACGGGCGCTGACAAGCAGGTTGTCGGCCAGGTCGCCTCCGAAATCCGCAAGTACCGTTCGCCGGAGCCTTACAAAGGCAAGGGTATCCGTTACGCGGGCGAATACGTCCGCCGTAAGGAAGGTAAGAAGAAGTAACGCCATGAAAAGCTCACGCGAAAAGATGCAGCGCCGCGCCCAGCGGGTCCGTACAAAGCTCCGGAAGGTCGCCGAAGGCCGTCCGCGCCTGTCGGTTGCGCGCAGCCACAAGAACATCTCCGCCCAGATAATCGACGACGAGAAGGGCATCACGCTCGCTTCGGCTTCGACGCTGGAGAAGGACGTTCTCGGCGGTTCCAAGACCGGCGCTGACACGTCTGCGGCTGCCCAGGTCGGCAAGATCCTGGCAGAGCGCGCCAAGAAGGCCGGTGTTGAAGACGTTGTCTTCGACCGCGGCGGCTACATGTTCCACGGCCGGGTGAAAGCCCTGGCAGACGCCGCCCGTGAGGGCGGTCTCAAATTCTAAGGAGAGGCCCTATGGCTGAAGAAAGAGGAAGAGGCCGCCGGAATCGCGATCGCGACGAGGAGCAGTCTGAATTCGTCGACAAGTTGGTTGGCATCAACCGCGTCGCCAAGACCGTGAAGGGTGGTAAGAACTTCGGTTTCGCAGCCCTCGTCGTGGTTGGCGACCAGAAGGGCCGTGCCGGCTTCGGCAAGGGCAAAGCCCGCGAAGTGCCGGAAGCCATCCGCAAGGCGACGGAAGAAGCCAAGCGCAACATGGTCCGCATCCCGCTGCGCGAAGGCCGCACACTGCACCATGACGGCAAAGGCCGTTGGGGCGCTGGCAAGGTCGTGCTGCGCGCAGCCCCTCCCGGTACTGGTGTGATCGCTGGTGGTCCGATGCGTGCCGTGATGGAAGTGCTGGGCGTCCAGGACGTCGTCGGCAAGTCGATCGGCTCCTCGAACCCGTACAACATGGTCCGCGCCACCTTTGATGCTCTGAAGGAACAGGCCAGCCCGCGTTCCGTCGCTTCCAAGCGTGGCCTGAAAGTCCAGGACGTGGTTGGTCGCCGCACCGATGGTGCGTCGGAAGCCGGCGTCGTTGAAGCCTGAGCCTAGGGAAGGGTAACGACATGTCGAAAGCCAAGCTTACCGTCCGCCAGACCGGCAGCCCGATCGGCCGCAAGCCTGAACAGCGCCAGACGCTGGTCGGCCTCGGCCTGAACAAGGTCGGACGGACCAAGGAACTTGAAGACACTCCGGCCGTGCGCGGTATGATCCGCAAAGTGGCCCACCTGGTCGAGGTGGTCGGCGAATAAGGCCCCCGTGCCCCATCGCCGCCGCCCCAACCATCAAGACGTATCGGAAGATAGAACGATGAAACTCAACGAACTGTCCCCCGCTGAAGGCTCCACCAAGCAGCGCATGCGCATTGGCCGCGGCGTCGGCTCAGGCAAGGGCAAGACGGGTGGCCGCGGTGTTAAAGGTCAAAAGGCCCGTTCCGGCGTTGCCATCAATGGCTTCGAAGGCGGCCAGATGCCGATCTACATGCGCCTGCCGAAGCGCGGCTTCACCCCGCGCGGCCAGAAGACGATGTCCTGGGTCAACCTGGGCCGCGTCACCAAGGCTGTCGAAGCCGGCAAGCTGGACGCATCGAACGTGACTGAAGAGACGCTGGTCGCTTCCGGTCTCGTGCGTAACGTCCGCGATGGCGTTCGCCTGCTGGCCAAAGGCCCGGCTCCGAAGAACCTCAACATCACAGTGACCGGAGCCTCCAAGGCTGCCATCGAAGCCGTTGAAAAGGCTGGCGGTAAGGTGACGGTCACGGGTGCCTCGAAAGACACGGCTGCAGAATAAACAGCGGTTTTTACCCGGAACCCCTTCACAAACACCGTGACGCCGCCGATTTTGGCGGCGCACGCATTTTCAGGGAGATCGAGCGTCGATGGCCAATGCCGCAGAACAGATGGCTCGCAATGTAAATCTTGGAACCTTCGCCAAGGCCAAGGACCTCCAGAACCGCATCCTGTTTACTCTTGGCATGTTGCTGCTCTACCGGCTCGGCACATTTGTCCCGATTCCAGGGCTCGATCCGGTTGCTTACGCGTCGATCTTCGAAAGCCAGTCCGGCGGCCTGCTCGGCAACATGAACATGTTTGCCGGTGGGGCAGTGGAGCGGATGGGGATCTTCGCCCTGAACGTGATGCCCTACATTACCGCCTCCATCATCATCCAGATGATGACCCAGGCCTCTCCGACGCTTGAAAAGCTGAAGAAGGAAGGCGAGGCGGGCCGCAAGCAGATCAACCAGTATACCCGCTACCTGACGCTGGCCTTCGCGCTGGTGCAGTCCTTCGCGATTTCGTCCGGCCTGTCACACGTCCGGATCGACGGGATTGCCGGGCCGTTCTTCATCCTGACCGGTGTGGTGACCCTTACGGGCGGCACGATGCTGCTGATGTGGATGGGTGAGCAGATCACCGCACGCGGCATCGGCAACGGCGTCTCGCTGATCATTTTTGCCGGCATCGTGGCCGAGTTGCCGAAGGCGATCGTCAACCTGATCAGCCAGGCGCGTGCGACGTCGGTCAATGTGGTGTTCGTCATCGCGATCGCCGCCATGGTGATCGCGCTGGTTGTCTTCATCGTGTTCATGGAGCGCTCGCAGCGCCGATTGCTGATCCAGTATCCGAAGCGCCAGCAGGCACATGGATTCGCACAGGGGCAGAAAAGCTTCCTGCCGCTGAAGATCAACACGTCGGGCGTGATTCCCCCGATCTTCGCCTCGGCCCTGCTGATGCTGCCGCTCACGGTGGTTGGCTTCATGGGTGGCAATGCTGCGGGTGGCGCAACGGACACGGAAGTGAACGGTATCCTTTCCTGGCTCGCGGCCAACTTCTCGGCCGGCACCTGGACGCACATCATTTCCTACAGCGTGCTCGTGATCTTCTTCACGTTCTTCTACACCTCGATCATGTTTAATCCCGAGGAAACGGCCGATAACCTCCGGAAATATGGCGGTTTTATTCCCGGCATCCGGCCTGGGTCAAACACCGCAGCCTACTTTGACTATGTGCTGACCCGCCTCACCGTGATCGGCGCGCTCTATTTGACCTTTGTCTGTGTTCTGCCCGAACTGCTTCGGCGGTATTACCCGGAGATCCCGTTTTACATCGGGGGCACGTCGCTGCTGATCGTGGTGTCGGTGACCATGGACACCGTGACGCAGATACAGTCGCATTTGATTGCGCATCAATATGAAGGCATGATCAAGAAGTCCAAGCTCGGGGGCCGGAAGAAATGAATTTGATACTGTTCGGGCCGCCTGCGGCCGGGAAGGGTACGCAAGCGAAACGTCTGGTCGAGGAGCGCGGTTTCATCCAGCTTTCCACCGGCGACATGCTGCGGGCCGCTCGCGCATCGGGCTCTGAGTTGGGCCAGCGCGTCGCCACGATCATGGACGAGGGGGGGCTTGTCTCCGACGAGATCGTGATTGCCCTGATCGACGAACAGCTCACCGCCAATCAGGGC
Proteins encoded in this region:
- the secY gene encoding preprotein translocase subunit SecY, whose translation is MANAAEQMARNVNLGTFAKAKDLQNRILFTLGMLLLYRLGTFVPIPGLDPVAYASIFESQSGGLLGNMNMFAGGAVERMGIFALNVMPYITASIIIQMMTQASPTLEKLKKEGEAGRKQINQYTRYLTLAFALVQSFAISSGLSHVRIDGIAGPFFILTGVVTLTGGTMLLMWMGEQITARGIGNGVSLIIFAGIVAELPKAIVNLISQARATSVNVVFVIAIAAMVIALVVFIVFMERSQRRLLIQYPKRQQAHGFAQGQKSFLPLKINTSGVIPPIFASALLMLPLTVVGFMGGNAAGGATDTEVNGILSWLAANFSAGTWTHIISYSVLVIFFTFFYTSIMFNPEETADNLRKYGGFIPGIRPGSNTAAYFDYVLTRLTVIGALYLTFVCVLPELLRRYYPEIPFYIGGTSLLIVVSVTMDTVTQIQSHLIAHQYEGMIKKSKLGGRKK
- the rplN gene encoding 50S ribosomal protein L14 gives rise to the protein MIQMQTNLRVADNSGARRVQCIKVLGGAGRRYASVGDVIVVSVKEAIPTGRVKKGDVRKAVVVRVAKDINRPDGSTIRFDTNAAVLINNNGEPIGTRVFGPVPRELRGKNQVKIANMAPEVL
- the rpmC gene encoding 50S ribosomal protein L29, with protein sequence MARKTKARLDDLKAKSTDQLKDDLVKLKKEQFNLRFQAATGQLEKTSRVTEVRRDIARVKTLMREKAQAGKA
- the rpmD gene encoding 50S ribosomal protein L30, which produces MSKAKLTVRQTGSPIGRKPEQRQTLVGLGLNKVGRTKELEDTPAVRGMIRKVAHLVEVVGE
- the rplE gene encoding 50S ribosomal protein L5, translating into MSKAYEPRLKTKYREQIRTKLQDQFNYSNPMMIPKLDKVVINMGVGEAVADSKKIKSALAELERIAGQKPVATKARKSIAGFKLREGMLIGCKVTLRRDRMYEFLDRLTNIALPRVKDFRGLNGKSFDGRGNYAMGLKEHIVFPEINYDEVDDIRGMDIIVCTTAATNEEAKALLAECGFPFRN
- the rplX gene encoding 50S ribosomal protein L24, with product MAAKIKKGDTVVVIAGRDKGTTGEVLKVIPDENRVVVRGVNVVKRHQKPSQMDAGGLKTFEAPLHVSNVALTDPRDGKAVRVGFKTDEHGRKTRYAKRSGESIDV
- the rpsC gene encoding 30S ribosomal protein S3, with translation MGQKVNPIGLRLGINRTSDSRWYADSADYGRLLHEDIAIRKEIRKRLKQAGISKIIIERPHKKCLITIHTARPGLVIGKKGGDIETLRKDLSKMTEDEVRVNLVEIRKPEIDATLIADDIARQLERRASFRRTMKRAIQSAMRLGADGVKIMVSGRLGGAEIARTEKYAEGSVPLHTLRADIDYGTAEAETTYGIIGIKVWVYKGEILEHDPMAQDKRLESSGQSRARANANQRGPATGAQTAGA
- the rplV gene encoding 50S ribosomal protein L22, coding for MGKAKNPPKQASNESRAVLRMYRSSPQKLNLLAQQIRGLPVERALAELQFSPKRPAKDVRKLLQSAIANAENNHNLDIDSLVVAEAHVGKNLVMKRIRARARGRAAPIQKPFAQLTIVLRDTSMEAEAA
- the rpsE gene encoding 30S ribosomal protein S5 → MAEERGRGRRNRDRDEEQSEFVDKLVGINRVAKTVKGGKNFGFAALVVVGDQKGRAGFGKGKAREVPEAIRKATEEAKRNMVRIPLREGRTLHHDGKGRWGAGKVVLRAAPPGTGVIAGGPMRAVMEVLGVQDVVGKSIGSSNPYNMVRATFDALKEQASPRSVASKRGLKVQDVVGRRTDGASEAGVVEA
- the rplR gene encoding 50S ribosomal protein L18, which gives rise to MKSSREKMQRRAQRVRTKLRKVAEGRPRLSVARSHKNISAQIIDDEKGITLASASTLEKDVLGGSKTGADTSAAAQVGKILAERAKKAGVEDVVFDRGGYMFHGRVKALADAAREGGLKF
- the rpsN gene encoding 30S ribosomal protein S14 — encoded protein: MAKKSAIEKNARRQKLVERYAAKREKLKAAAMDENLSLEERYKARLKLAELPRNSAPNRVRNRCEVSGRPRGYYRKLKMSRIALRELGSNGQIPGLVKSSW
- the rplP gene encoding 50S ribosomal protein L16 translates to MRQPKRTKFRKAFKGQIRGNSKAGFSLAFGQFGLKALEPERVTARQIEATRRAITREMKRQGKVWIRVFPDVPVSAKPIEVRMGKGKGSVDRWVSRVAPGRILFEIDGVPEDIAREALRLGAAKLPIKTKIIKRIEGI
- the rpsH gene encoding 30S ribosomal protein S8; this translates as MNISDPLGDMLTRIRNAQMRGMSTVVTPASKLRGRVLEVLMSEGYIRGYTEIEKDGHKNLEIELKYYEGQPVISEIKRVSKPGRRVYSSVSDIPLVRNGLGISILSTSKGVMSDNVARAENVGGEVLCRVF
- the rplO gene encoding 50S ribosomal protein L15, which encodes MKLNELSPAEGSTKQRMRIGRGVGSGKGKTGGRGVKGQKARSGVAINGFEGGQMPIYMRLPKRGFTPRGQKTMSWVNLGRVTKAVEAGKLDASNVTEETLVASGLVRNVRDGVRLLAKGPAPKNLNITVTGASKAAIEAVEKAGGKVTVTGASKDTAAE
- the rplF gene encoding 50S ribosomal protein L6: MSRIGKLPIEIPAGTTVTVEGQTIKAKGPKGELTLTVAEVITPKLEGNELSVTPRDDIMKAANDRIEAEKARGKRPPTLAQALDPVARTQWGTARSRAANMVEGVSKGYEKTLELVGVGYRAQMQGKDVKLALGFSHDVVYSAPEGITLASSKPTEVVITGADKQVVGQVASEIRKYRSPEPYKGKGIRYAGEYVRRKEGKKK
- the rpsQ gene encoding 30S ribosomal protein S17 codes for the protein MPKRIMEGVVVSAKQNKTAIVRVERTFTHPVMKKIVRRSKKYHAHDEGNVAVEGQTVTIQECTPKSKLKRWELVTGEGSDA